In Cryptomeria japonica chromosome 10, Sugi_1.0, whole genome shotgun sequence, a genomic segment contains:
- the LOC131026961 gene encoding heavy metal-associated isoprenylated plant protein 20, with translation MMRHTKEVTHLKPKEEKGSSREYFADLFRRGTRHKKEMTLQTVEVKVIRMDCAGCELKVKKALQRMSGVQTVDVNRKLQKVTVTGYIEPSKVLKKVQGTGKNAEIWPYVPYNSVTQHVMNARTYDKKAPPGYMRKDIFDTGIDPNRPDEVYGAMFSEENANACTLM, from the exons ATGATGAGGCACACGAAGGAGGTGACGCACTTGAAGCCGAAGGAGGAAAAGGGCAGTTCCAGGGAATATTTCGCAGATCTATTTCGGCGTGGTACAAGACATAAGAAGGAGATGACACTGCAG ACGGTTGAGGTGAAAGTGATAAGGATGGACTGTGCAGGGTGTGAGCTCAAAGTGAAAAAGGCCCTCCAACGCATGTCAG GTGTACAAACAGTGGATGTAAACAGAAAGCTGCAAAAAGTTACAGTTACAGGATATATTGAACCGAGCAAGGTTCTGAAGAAAGTGCAAGGCACAGGGAAAAACGCAGAGATATGGCCATACGTTCCCTACAACTCTGTAACACAACATGTTATGAATGCACGTACGTATGACAAAAAAGCACCACCTGGGTATATGAGGAAAGATATTTTCGATACTGGAATCGACCCCAACCGCCCAGATGAAGTGTACGGAGCTATGTTCAGTGAagaaaatgcaaatgcatgcaccCTTATGTGA